Within the Peromyscus maniculatus bairdii isolate BWxNUB_F1_BW_parent chromosome 2, HU_Pman_BW_mat_3.1, whole genome shotgun sequence genome, the region TAACTAAGATACACTGTTAATTcaattaacattttatataaattaatagtaGAATTAATGAAtgcaatttgaagaaaataagtTTTAGTCTATAAACATTGGAAAACTTTAAAGTATACCATTGCATCAATACTTTAACTTAGGAACACATTTTGCATCATACCATACATTATGTCAAATATTGAtttaaatgatagaaataaaaatataaaatgaattacaatAACTTTCAAATACAATTTTTAGACAAATATTTTGACTTTACAATAGATGTGTACATTTCAAAAAGGATGTCTACTGTGGAGTAATAGTTAATGATAATTCTATTTAGAAAAAAACTGTAAAACAGCTTTCTGAAGGCATcagtgaaagaggaagaaaagatgaaaacgaaaatggcttaaaaaaattCCCAAAAGCAATCAGAGAATAAGTTaaagaaagtgaaaagacaaTTGGGAAATAAGGGGAGggcattcagaaaatggaaagtggtGTTTTCCCCTATATAAGACAGATGCACACAGCATTGTCTTCAGAGACTCTAAAGAGCAAGGTTCATgaccacagagcccagaagaccAGCAGCATCTGCAACATTCGCAATGGCCAGGCCCTGTGTTTTCCTGATGATCCTGGTGGTGATGCACTACTGGTCAAGCTGCTGTCTGGGATGTGACCTGCCTCAGACTCATCACCTCAGGAACAAGAGAGCCTTCACACTCCTGGCACAAATGAGGagactctcccctctctcctgcctgaaGGACAGAATGGACTTTGCATTCCCTCTGGAGAAGGTGGATGCCCAGCAGATCCAAAAGGTTCAAGCCATCCAGGTCCTGGGTGAGATGATCCAACAGGTCCTGATCCTCTTCACCTCCAATGAATCATCTGCTGCTTGGGAGACAACCCTCCTAAACACCCTCTGCGATGAGCTCTACCAGCTGCTCAATGACCTGCAAGACTGTGTGATGGAGCAGGTGGAGGTTCAGGAACCTTCCTTGAGCCAGGAAGACTCCCCTTTGGCTGTGAGAAACTACTTCTATAGGATCACTGTCTacctgaaggagaagaaacacagcccCTGTGCCTGGGAGGTGGTCAGAGCAGAAGTCTGGAGAgccctgtcttcctcagccaACCTGCTGGCAGGATTGACTGAGGAGAAGAAGTAAGTCCCCAAGTGGTGAGAACTCTCCTGGGCTACAACACTGCATAAATTATCCTTTaaagactcatttattttaaCATGAATTCAATCAACCTACCTAGATGTTTCAACAAAACAGCATGATTTTTATCTATATGTAAGGGCATTCGTGTCTGCATCCATTTGGGTATctctgtgtattatgtgtgtatttattttactatttatgtaatttaagttatttaaattaaatctcatagttttgtattttctttaatgtaaCAAACTATCAcatgcaataaaattattttgaatcccATTCAATTTTGCTGTATACAACACttttgatttattaatttggtatcttttcaatatatttcaatatttttagttGATACTCCAAACCATAAAAATTTTACAAAAGGGCAGAGTATTGAAAACTGTACTGGATACAAGTGTTCACTGCATAGTGTTTAGACAAAACTAAATCtgtccctctacttctcccagtaTATCGTATTCTTGGTATGTAAAGCCAGTATACTGCTTGATAGGAGGCCAGTGAATCTAGCTCCTGTCACATTGTGACTTAGTCTTCTTTGACACATGTTTCCCAGAGGAAtcctccttctgacctccatgataTCCGGAACCTTTCATCTACTCTCAACTTCTATGAGTTTAACAGTTTTGGGTTCTAGATATGAGTGAGATCATGTACAATGATAGAAACAGATCACAGAAAAGTGATTAGCCTGCCTGAATACCACAGACAAACATAccaagaagaaataaggaaatgaacCCCATTCATAACATCCTCACGAACCATCCCTGAAATAAATCCCACCAGGGAAGTGAAACGCCTCTAAAATTAATCCTTTGCAACACCACGATTCTCTCTCAATTTTTATGGGTATTTCTTGtcctcctactcctcttcctcctcctccttctcaccctTCTTCTCTTGGAGCTTCCAGTTGTTCATGGATACACGGCCATGGCCTGGAGCCTAGGTAGCCTCTCTGAGGGGCCCAAACACTGAGGACAACTGAATCTCTCTCTCAGAAGCTATCAACTGCCACAGTTCCTCAGCTAGAAGAAACTTTCCTCCCTTTTCCAAGCTGGGACTTTGTCTGGCCTGGTCTTGTTCATTTAGTCATAGCCATCTCGATTCATTAGTGCAACTGTCCTGTTGTGTCCGAGAACACTGCTTTGCTGTGCTcatcatccactgcctctgggtcttacaattcttctgctccctcttctacaatgataCTTCGAGCAGGAATTCAGCCCTTAATTTTGTGTTCATggatcagttgtgggtctctgtgtttattgCCATGGACGGTGAGAGGTTTCTGTGGTAAGGGGTAGTAATCCTACAGTAACTCTCTCGTAGACATGTAGTTGTCATGTGAATTCAGGTATTGTGACACCACAACacatcttttattcttttgtatctTCATTGTTCCATATgtgctctttttttatttgtttgtttatgatttttttcgagacagggtttctcattgtagatttgttgcctgtcctggatcttgctatgtacaccaggctggcctcaaactcacagagatctacctgcctctgtttcctgagtgcttgaattaaaggcgtgccctaCCACCCTCCAGTATGTATGTATTCTAAAAGTGATGCTTCTGGGAGAAGCATAACATAAATTTTGTATTgtgtggctggaaagatggctcagaggttagaaacACTGCTTGTTTTCCCGTGGTCCTGAGTTCATATCCCACCATCCACATGGttgttcacaaacatctgtaatgagatctggtgccctctcccagcctgcagggatacatgcaggcagaacactgtatatgtaataaacaaatcttataaataaataaaaatgtaattaagaaaattttgttATGTGTAGAGGATTTAAAAGGAATGTCCTCCATTgacttatgtgtttgaatgcttggcctatggGGATCGGCACgataggaggtgcagccttgttggagtaggtgtggctgtgttgtaggaagagtgtcactgtggagtGGACTtagaggtcttatatgctcaagctaggccttgttttgcagtctccttctgctgcctgtggatcaaggtgtagaattctcaggtccttctccagtaccatgtctgcctgcatcctgCCATGTTTCCTACCATGAAGATGATTGTGGGaactgaagctgtaagccagccccaattcattgttttcctttataagagttgctgtggtccataattcatgtgtttccattcatttggctatttgtccctgtgctttatccaaccttggtttcaacaattctcgctcatataaaccctcctctttcttgctaattagactcccagcactccacccggggcctagccatggatgtctgcatccagattcctcagtccttggagggGTTTCCGGTACAAGTATTAGGGtgttggccatcccatcaccagagtaggtcagggGCCCCAAGTAGATCAgcccctctgaataggtgagacagttgattgacttgatctctttgggagtcatctaggcagtggtaacaggtcctgggctcattgcatgagatagctgtttgaaacctgggacttatgcagggatgcttggctcaatctgggaggaggggactggacctgcctggactgagtctaccaggtcgctttcagtcctcaggggaggctttgccctggaggaggtgggaatttgGGGTTGgcggggaggaaagggagggggcaggaagggggagaataaaggaatctgtggctgttatgtagaactgatggtattataaaataaaataaagggaaaaaaaagagttgctgtggtcatggtgtctcttcacagcaatagaaaccttaactaagacagattgCATTGAACCTGAAGATCCCTAGGATATAGAGTCACTTTCATAGCATCATTGTATTTAATCAACATAGATCTTTTCCACTGAATCTTAGTAGGTAATGTTATTGCTGCTCCTGTCTCATTTGGATGACACACCGGTTTCTTTCTACAGCTTTGATTTTCCAATGACATCATAATTTTTGGTTCATTGCCATGCCAACATCAGGTTTTTCttctgaggaaagaagaaaagagaaatacagtGTGTATGGAGACATCTATCGTCAAACCAACActtaaagaaaagagagggaggaaagcgGAGGAGGAGTCGatccaagatggcggagacaagcagacgcaggtaggcctgtggcagcggcccgcggaggtggatgggcccgggggcaacagccgacagggacatttagaccCGGTGGGAGCTgacggagacattcaggcccagtggcggcccacagaggtggacaggccctgtggcagagaTAAGTAGACGGAGGTCAACAGCCCGGCgccggcggccgacagagacattcaggcccggcggcggcggcccacagaaatAGACGGGCCGCGCGGGGGAGACAGgtggacgcaggtcggcgaccttCGGAGGTGGACGGCccagtggcagcggccgacagggacatacaggcacAGCGGCGACCggcggagacatacaggcccagtggcggcccgcagaggtggatgggcccggcagcagtgacaagcagaggtaggtaggcccgcggcggcagctggcagagacatacaggcccgttggtggcCCACATAGGGGGACGgagccagcggcagctgacagggacatacaggcccagcggtggagactggcagaggcaggtgggcctgtggcggcaggccacaggggtggacaggcccggggacagagaggggcggacgcagcttggaacggggacgcccctagccccaacatctggggaagaggctatctccgtgggtcggaaccagggcgagtctggacactccgtctggggacaacccagggcccaactgctgatcctgtgaaacccaacaacttggaggtgttggtgagactaccccgctcagctgaaacccatctgggagaggattcagatgcctacagtttgaagtctgaagaaacaagatcagctgaggagttgacaaatgaacaaaacgtgatctGGGAAcgcagaagaaggcgctacccagccactaaaccagatcaccagaatcataagtatatacttcaccgactgaaatcagctgtccctgaagaaacagcccaatagcaccaatttaaccaagaacccctactaaaccaagactaaaatttagaacaagagaggcactctcagacacagacaccacctgcaccgcacagaggaaaagatgagtagacgccagtgcaaaaatacaggcaacaacataaagacctatatggcaacatcagaacctagtgattctacacctgcaagacctaaacataccatgacagaagaaacagaagaaatcaaccctaaaaatgactttaagaagatgatagaggcccttaaagaagaaataaaacattccctcaatgaggaaataaaaactttccttaaagaggaaatgaaaaactctcttaaagaggaaataaaaactttccttaaagaggaaatgaaaaactctcttaaagaggaaataaaaacttcccttaaagaggaaatgaaaaactctcttaaagaggaaataaaaaactcctttaaagaaatggaagaaaaaacgaacaaaaaatgggaagaaatcaaatcaagccaagaaaaagcaattaaacagatgaaagaaacattccaagccctgaaaaatgaatttgagacaataaagaaaacacatgctgagggaatgctggaaatagaaatcctgactaaacgaacaggaactacagaaacaagcataaccaaccgattgcaagagatggaaaagagaatctctgacactgaagacatgatagagaaaataaatttgtcagtcaaagaaaatactaaagacaaaaaagtcataacacaaaacgtccaggaaatttgggacaccatgaaaagaccaaacctaagaataatagggatagaagaaggagaagaatgccaactcaaaggcacagaaaatatattcaacacaatcatagaagaaaactttcctaacctaaagaaagaaatacctatgaagatacaagaagcttatagaacaccgaataggctggatccaaaaaaaagtcccctcgccacataataatcaaaacactaaacacacagaacaaagaaaaaatattaagagccgcaaaggaaaaagaccaagtaacatataaaggtaaacccatcagaataacaccagactactcaatagagactatgaaagctagaagatcatggacaaatctcatgcagacactaagagaccacggatgccaacctagactattatacccagcaaaactcttaatcaccataggtggaataaacaaaatattccaggataaaaccaaatttaatcaatacctctctacaaacccagccctacagaaagcactagaagggaaaattcaacccaaagaagctcaacacatccatgaaaaatcaagcaatagataatcccacaccaacatacaccaaagaaagacaacacaacacaaccacaaaaaataacaggaattaacaatcactggtcattaatatccatcaatatcaatagtctcaactcacctatacctggagatctctgagcaggcttcagattttgacagttgatgaaagatacgacaagcattaatgtgtgggtgaaaagcttggtgaaattctgagtgaagttttagttaaagttggttgaacttgggattgactgggaggccaaagatttaaaaagcagaagattctctcaagacacaagttgtgtgataatagtgtgttttgtgtgtgtgaatgacaatttgtaaatgttgaattctaggcttcgacaatcattgtcagtgcagatcaagctgatgttgagaaagacgcatcacaagcacaggctggaggctgggggctagatggttttgaggaagaggtcttggtggactctttcatggagcaaagggaagcaatgccttctgggaaatgagctaagttttaatctagtctttaagattagaagtcgaaaacaaaaatattaaggaaaggaaaacctaattgatctttgaagtattgttatgtggaattgagtgggacttttgaggcttttcttccagagaacagggacttggctgtcaggcctatgttaggcctaaaccttggtgccatgtagttgtacttaaatcatttcaatggaaagtgtcttagtgattggaacttctagtgcagtttggagttcttccatttgaaaaatgtgatatttgcatgggattgtttgaattttgttttctagtccctccccatcaccaccctcatagtctgaaggtagatttttctttcgataaaggaacaaaaaaagtgaacatcttgtttgtaaatgggtatctagtagctagtggtaaacttgaaatggtagaattctttaaagcctaattctaggtagtcttaagaaaatgtatcttaattatttttgaacctgtattcaccttgtttttttcaaatatcttaagttatattttctttttcagagctgcttcttatttggggctattttttttaattgaggcgtaatccataaaagggtatattgttttgatgagactctctacaactgtggctggatgtcttttttcagtcttccaagaaggaccattttacttttttagagttactttttaaagtcatgagatcaacaacttggactactatgcatgtaagtgctaatgcaaattaaagcccaagttgacctccagcagcagttcattctatgttgacagtgagaaaacactttgcctgttaggatactgttactcgtggactgaaatgctgaagaaacccctccccctattttgttttttgcaaaaatcaaggtatattctagggtttcctggatgacctcaacagataaactgagatgatagttttagttcagaattgatctgaatgtagatttacagtctacgtgtacagctggctaagtgagatcgctttcacagttctgcatgtatcccataggctccccattagtcactgaactcttaaaactggtattgtaacattaccacaatgttttgcgccaattttataaacttgacagtgcaatatgtgttccttttctgaggcaaaccaaaggtatatttctcaaggttctgcttctatcagcagtgttgatggaggattttttatacatttgtaatagatagaaataaaccagaaaaaaaaagaagaaaaaaaaagtggtggaggaaaaggtgaacactgcaagaatactcaaaagggctgagagttgcaaacgccaagaatggctttgcatagtaaatggaatagaacagttctgaactatagcttacttttcctggtttggtctgacagaatgattgaatgcttttgtacaaaaaccagagccttaaaaacaaggatttggtgagattgtaaaatggtgtgccactttggcaaaacagtttggtggttggtcaaaatgcaaaacattgttactctgttactcaacaattctacccttaggaatatatcctcaaact harbors:
- the LOC143271674 gene encoding interferon alpha-12-like; this encodes MARPCVFLMILVVMHYWSSCCLGCDLPQTHHLRNKRAFTLLAQMRRLSPLSCLKDRMDFAFPLEKVDAQQIQKVQAIQVLGEMIQQVLILFTSNESSAAWETTLLNTLCDELYQLLNDLQDCVMEQVEVQEPSLSQEDSPLAVRNYFYRITVYLKEKKHSPCAWEVVRAEVWRALSSSANLLAGLTEEKK